Part of the Zingiber officinale cultivar Zhangliang chromosome 6A, Zo_v1.1, whole genome shotgun sequence genome, ATATAGTAGCAAATACTAAAGCAGCGTGTTAGTTGAACTTGTTTATATTGCATAAATATTCTTAGTTAGATTATATTGATCATTTGGAGATCAAGTACTGTAAAAATGGCCTTTCATCAATAATATTATATAAACTCACGTTGTAGGATCTGATAGTTGTGTCCTCAACGTCTCCCAATAACCAGTCGTTAGTCCAGCCTCCTTTCTACCATTGAACCCACATCCATTCTCCCCTCTGTCTTCCTTATGATGGGATAAACCATCCGCTCCAGGCAAAGCATGTGCATAGTATGGTTCAGTTTCCATGACGGTAACCGCATTGTGACAAGCATCCATCCTGCTCACTTCGTAGGATTGATCCTCTAGGCATCCTCTTCCTCCATTTCCATCTTTCAGCAAGACACCTCTGCCCGATCCTAGAACTCAATTGATTCGCTATCAAGAGGAGGAAATAACAGAAATTCAAGAAAAAGATGGGATTTTTTTCTTTGTGCTTTACCGAAAGATGAATGGTGCTCCTGCGAAATCGTTCGCTCGTCGCAGATTTTATCCGAACTGCTCTGTACGCTACCACTGCTGTTGTAGTTAATCTTATTGTTACCTTCCTCCAAGGAAACCAGCCCATCTCCGTCGTCAACATCCTCGTCCTCTTCGTTTCCTTCtgcatcctcatcctcctcctcctcgtcgtTGGGCCCATCCCCAGAGTGAGAGCCGCCGTCCATGAATCCGCCCCAGCCCTGGGTCTGGGCACGGCGGCCGTGGAGGTCACTGAGGAATCGGCCTTCCCGTTCGCCAGAAAATATCTTGTCGCCTCCAACGGCTGCAAACCCAGCAGGCCTTACTTTCCCTTGGCTGGAGCGCTCGCCGTCAACGCAGGAGAATGGAAACGAATCGCCTTGGAACGCCGCCAGTCTGGGAGAGAGGCCATTCTCCGAAGCCATGGCGGAGGCGAAACCCTAGTCAAAGGGTCCGTCGGCGAATTGCCGCCGACATGATGCGGAGCTGCGATTTGGGGACGAGGAAGGAGGGATTTGCTACGATTAATTTTGATTTGGGGGAAAAACGGCAATttgcccctctctctctctctctgcctttttttttttcaattttttttttttgtgtgtgatgATTATTCATAGTATTAAAAATTcacctaaattaaaattaagataaatttatgctcaatttataacaaaaaaaaaaatgatataccttattacaataatataaaaaattcgtCAGCCATGAACACAATCAATCACAAACGAAATTGGGTTATGATCTTCATAACGACAAGAAACACTATAAATTAAGTCTTACTAGGCGCCTAATTAATTAGGAAAGCAGATTAAGATGGGAGTTGCACCAGGACATGGCTGGCTGCGGTTGCATCATGCACGGAACCTgggtcgatcgatcgatcaatcgatcgatcataTCTTAGGAGACGACGAAGGGCTCAGCGTCTCCTTGTCCATGCTGACGCTTGAGCTTCGAGGGAGGACCGACGACATCTGGCTGATGGGATAGACTTCTGTCATCTCCTCGATGCCTTCGTCTAAGTAGACCACGTCCTGCATTGTGAGCTGATGGTACTCGATGATCTCGTGCAGGAACCGGTTCTCGCTCGCGTACACCGAGTTCTCTCGTGCCAAGCGAGCTTTCTCTTCGAGCAAAGTCTCCAGCTGATGGCGTATCTGCATGGCCATTGCCGATATATCGAGTCAAGCACGAGAGAAAGGAGAGATAGTGAGTTAAGACATGGTTTAACAGACCAGTTCGTCGTCGTCCGCTGGGTTTTCCCCCTTCTGGCGGTTCTCGCGCAGGGCCTTGTTCTCCTCTTCGAGCTGAGCGCACCGTTCCTTCGCGAAGGCGAAGTCGGCCTTCACCGTCTTCAGCTCCCTCAGGAGAAGCTTTGCCTTGGCAGCTATGGCGTTTGCAACCTGAAAGAATgaacaaacttaaaatttataGGTTTGCAATCATCTCAATTTGTtttaatcaaaaaaaaaattacatctcATTTAATGTATAATTACTCAACTATCTTACCTTCcaccatgttattctcattatTATCTCTGGCCATATTTCCCGTCAGTGACTATACagttagggtgcgtttggttcaagtcatcatgtataaccttggttatgtgattacctggtaatcacataaccaaggttatagggaataaaatataaccaaatgttgtttggttcaacttaggtaatgcaacaaaaacctGTTTGTttaaaggttttaatgaataccctagtttaatattttaccgtattaccctcagttacaaaaccaactatacataatattattattattattattatttatttatttattttttaatgtttttttacttttctttttccttgtatatttttttacttttttatgtgtttttttattttttaatgtttttatatttttatattatttatatttatattttttattttttacattttttaaattttaattttaatttatttatttttttatttttttttaaaatttttataatttttataattttttttaaaaatttttaaatttttataattttttttttatttttttaaaatttttaaattttttaaaaatttttaacatttttaaaatttttattttttatttttaaatttttattttttatttttaaattttttttattttttaaattatttatttttttaaaaaaaaaattaaaaacatttttttattttttttcattttttttatattttttctctttttttcatgttttttcttatcggagggtatttttggtaaaaaaaattcgttaaccccggaatcaacaaaaaccttagggtgcgtttggtttgcaccgttttcattttcattttctggaaaacgcgcgttttctagaaaacagaaaacgactttttgtcattctctgtttttctagaaaacgatagccaaatttttagaaaacgcgcgcggaaaacacaaaccaaacaccattttccagaaaacgcgcgttttccagaaaatgaaaatggaaaatgcgcgtaccaaacgcccccttagttttctgaggttttccgattccgggctgcatgacccttttgcagacgtgtcgggcatggaacattacttgggaatcatcgaatacctaaaccaaacaaggtttttgttgataaccttggatgaataaccaaggttatcaagaataatcccgaaccaaacgcacccttatagTAATAGCTACAATGCAGTTATAACAATTTAGTAGTTATTACAATTGAATTGCAACATAGTTGTAATAGGTTTCATAGTTACTATTACTGTAGTAGCTAGGTTGAATCATTgaacacataatatatcaaatagaAGAAACTTGTTCATCTATATTTGTTATCGGTTGTATCCGTAACAACTCAGTCTTAGACctaaaaaaatattacttaaaattttttcggAGACTATGAAgaattttaatcttttttattaagattattttttatattataataattgtaAAACCATAAATGTTATAATGGTTGTAGTTGTAACAGCTACAAAATTATATCTTCTACAACTATGATCGCTACAACTGTTGTTGCTGTAACAACTACAAAACGATAGCTATTATAACATGTGTCACATTTATGATTTCATAGCTGTTATAATATACCTAACGGATTCATGATTTAGACGGAGAGATATAAATGGGATACTAATAAGAAGAGTATGAAAGGATAATTATGTAATTTTATATGGTAGAATGttcttttcattaaaaaaaaacatgaggtGCCCTTTGaccatttggaaaaaaaaaacaattgaagCCTTCCTTAATTTTGCCCAAGTTTATAATCTTCTCGCTATAAAGGAATTATGAACAAACATAAGTCAGTCACCTTCTGAGAAGCCTTTAGTTTGTTCTCATACTCAATCTGAAACTGAGTGAAATCGTCCACGGCTTCGGTTGCAGAATCTGAACTTTCGGGGTTCTTGATTTGCAGCTTCTTAGTCGCTTCGATCGCCGGAATCCCTTCCTGTAAAAGAGAATCGAGATAAATTTGAagttttcttcttcattttttatAAGAGTTTGAAGTGTCGAAAGATCTGTAAGAACATTACTTTCGATGCATGTTTGAGGGTGCCACTGGATTCCTTCGTCAGAGAAGAAACAATTGCATCCTTCTGGATCGCAGGACTCTGATCGGTCTTCTGGTTTTTCTCATTAGAACACTTTGTTCGAACCTAAaacacccaaaaaaaaaaaaaatcatgagctTATACGGAAACGCAAGAACATGTTTCATTCTGAAACAAAACTCAACCTGTTCATCTTTCGAATTGAGCTTCTGGGAATGATCTTCAGGCTGCTCCTCATCTTCCAGAATAGCTTTAGCTTTCTTAGCCAAAACCTCCCAAAATCTCTGCCTGCCGGTTATGTTCTTCCTCGTCGTCGTTGAGTACTCGTAGACATTCGAGCCCTACATCGATCGAGTCTCAATATTCAATGCCCATTAATGAACGGATAAGGAAGCTATCGAATTCAACTCAAATGCAATCAATGTCCATAAAACAGATCAATGATAAGAACAGTCGGAGTTGCATCAATTATTGTTTTAGGGATCCATCAAAAAGTTAACTCTTTTTCTTAATTCTGCAATTATCAAGGAGATTAGCAAATGATGATGCAAATTGGGCTTCCAATTGAAGAACATCTCAAATTAAGATCTGAAGCGTAAATTGAAACAAATGATGAAAACTTGACCTGTTTATGGAAGCTCCGGCGATCGGCGGGGGCAGAGGGGACGTCAGCACCGTCGTAAGCGGAGGAGAGGGAGGAGTCCCGGTGGGCGGCGGAGGCACGGATGGCCTTGGTGGCGAGGGAGTGGGATGAGTCACCTTCGTCGTCGACGCAGGAAAAGGAGCGGTAGTCCTCGAAGGTGGCGGAGCGCGCCGTGCTGTGTCTCCTTCGGTAGGCCATCTTTCCCGGCGATCTCTGCCTCCGGTCAACAGTGAAATAATTGAATTTGCAAATAAATAATTGTAAgaggaaataaataaattatttaaaaaaaaaaacggaaaagaaaatctaaaaatgcgACTTCATAGCAAACCGTAACTGTCCGACCACCAATAACTAACCTCGAGGATAAAAATGGACACCATCGAACTAGCTATTTATGTGGATctttagttattattattatttttattttcatatatatatatatatatatgtatatgtattTATTAAATgggtaaaaatatttaaaataaaatacctgATTAATAAATAGTAACATGATTTCTAACTAATTGAGCGCACGAATCTCGAAGCGTTCCGGGAACACGACTCTAACAGTGTACCTTGAACACTAATCTCCGAGCATGATTTTAGCACGAATCTGTAAGCAGACGCTGCTCAAATCCATAGGAACCGCTAACCTTCCCGCGGCCGCGAATTCTTCCTCTTCGTTCTCCCCTTTTTGTTCGACGGGTTCCTTGCCTTCTCGTTCGATCGCCTTCCGTTCGTTCAGGATTCCTCGTAATGTCGGTGAGTGATCGAACCTCTCATTACATTTGTTGCTCGTTTCGATTTGATCCTCTTGGGGTTGCTTGTGATGGCGAGTTCAAACCATTTCTCGCATAGTTTTAATCAAATTCACGGATTCCGGTTCTGAGTTTGTGGATCGCCTTTTGCCCTAATTTTGATGGGGGATCAGACTGATTTCTGATTCTCCATTACTGAAAGCTCGAGATTTGTCGTGTTGTTTATATGATGAATTCGTCTTTTGTTTCCGAGACCGATTCGTGCCATAAATTCTGGAGACATGGATATGAACATAAAAGGTCGCATTTTAGACTTTTGGTGCTCAAGTATCACGTATTCTGTGCTTTCGGATGTATTGCGAAATTGGGGAATCGAGATCTGAATATGGTATGCTTGTTTTGAAAGTTTAAAGAAATTTTAGTTCATGGCGTTTGTTGCTTTCAAATCTTTTTAGTGAATCCTTCATGATTTGGGAATTTTATTCCTCAGTTCAAGGAGATGAAGAATAAGAGCTCTTCCGTTTTGGCTTCATGGTGTGTGCTTTGGAGATTCTACTAGCCATATGATTACCATGgcacttttttttattttgtttgccTCGACAAGTCCTTTATTGGTTGTATAAAAAAAGATGACTTTTCTATTTTGGTGAAAAATGATACTACTATGATTCTAGTACTCCCTATGTGATCACATCTCTATGTTTTGAGCAGCATTGTGCTTTCTTTTAAAGTGGAACTTTTACCTCTGCATTAAACAAACTCTTAATTTGTTGGGTAACTAATTGTTGTCGCAACTCTGAAATTTGCTTCATTCCCGTGACTAGGATACTTTATCTATTGCTTGTTCTGCTGTACTTCACGCCATTCTGTAGCTTGCAAGGATAATGACAGCTTCATCTAGCGTTAGGTCCTCTTTTTTTTGTGTGAATTCTAAGTACAATAGATGGTTGTCGTTGTTAagatttgtcttcttcttcttcttcttttttgccTCATTATAATTCAATTGAGCTTGCAGATTCCAGTGAAGCAGGATAACTTGACGATGGGAGGGGATCAACAATCAAGGACGACACCAAGTTGGACAATTGATGTTCCAGATGTATGGGCTAGAATGTTTGTTTTATTTATTATACTATACAAACATTTTATCCATGTGATACACCCGTAGATGATCTTTTTCAGAAATGTTAGTTTGAAAGAGAATGATTTGGACAATCAGGAACAGCATAAATCAACTGTAAATAACCTTTTGTATGGACTTTATACCCCAACTAAGAAAGAGACCTTAACAAATCAGCATAGACAATAAACAATACTATTAGACCTGTTCTTGGCATATTGGAGTTCAATTTGATTATGCTTTGATTCTTCCTCTCTGGTGGATCTTCGAGTGGCAATACATGGAAATCAAGAATCTCACACAGCTTCAAAATTCTCTAGGTACTCGCGTGAAAACTTTTAGGCAATGAGAAGTCATGCATGCTTAAAGAGAAACTACTGGAATGTATGAATTATCCAACATAGAGCATGTCTTGGCTTTATGAATAAATATCAATGGTGGAAATTCTAGAGATGATTTTTATGAAACTTAAAAGGTGGCTCCTATTATTCCATTGATTAAACTAGCTTGTATTTGGTTTGCCTTAAAGATCTTGCATTCCATATTGATAATGGTGCATGTCTCAATTTCCTAAAATAATGACTTTGGATTGGTGCAATACCAAATGTGCAAAAATAGAGACTCACTTGGATCCCAATAACCACTGATAATTACCAGTGGATGTTCTCCTGCTAACTCATGACTTTAGGATCTTACATTGAACAAAGTAATTTCTCTTGTGTCGCATTCTCTTGTTTGATCCTAGATCTTTATTAATCTGATTTGTGTACACCTTCTCATTTCTGTCATTCGTTTCCTCTCTTTTCTACCACAAGAAGGCTTGTTGTGCTATCTCTACCTTATTACCATTCAATATTTTTTCAATAACTTTGATTGTAGAATTTGGTTGCATTATTGACAGATTTTCTAGATGCTGAATGCCTGACTGAATCATTTCTCGTAAGCACTTTTTTCTTTCTCCTTGCACAGGTAAGAACAGTGAAAGTTAGCAGCCTTCCCTTGGCTGCGTCTGTGAGTGATATTGAAAAATTCTTCTCCTTCTCGGGGCATATTGTATATGTTGAAATGCGAAGGTAACTTTTAGTCGTTTGTGTGTTAAGTTCCTGTAGCAGTTGATGGATTCCCGCAAGGTTTTTCTGTTGGCAGTGAATCAGAAATGACTCAGGTTGCTTATGTCACTTTCAACGACGCTCAGGCAGTGGATACTGCATTGCTTCTTTCTGTAagttaaaaattagaaaaattcaaAGGTGACTTTTCTGTGTAGCAAATGGGTGACATATAAAATGAGTTGAAATCTTGTTAATTAAAAAGTATTgtgttttaaaataattgcaGGGATCGATGATCATTGACGATCACGTTGTCACTGTTACTCCAGTTGAGAATTACCAGTTGCCTCCTGAAGCTACAAACTTTGTGAGTATCTTTGTTAACAATGATGTTTATGATTTGATACTTCAATTTTCAGAAGAACAGATTTATTTATGTCATTGAAAGTTTCCCCCAAGAAGGGGAGTCTTGGTGCAATGGTAAAATTGTTGCTTTATAGCAAAAGGTCACGGATCCGAATATTGGAAACAGTCTCTTACAAAAAGTAggataaggttgcgtacaatgaatccttcctCGAGATCCCGCATAGCAGAAGCTTCGGACACCGGGCTATCCTTTTTATTGAAAGTTTCCCTCAAGAGCTTTCTAATAAACATGCATAGCATGTTAGTAGGTGCAATAGATAGAGAGATTACGTATATATAAATTGTTAGAATAAAAAATGATCTACTTAATTTGAGTACTACTACTGATATAGCCTTAGAGCTTAATGAAGGCATAAAGTTCATGTAATCAATCAACCTGAAATAGTAGTTAAATTTTAGATGGTAGTCATGTTTAGAAGGGAGATCGATTTGTTTGAGTATTGCAGTTTTTACTTGTAGGTTAGTTACAGTTGTTCAATAATTTCAAATAGATATTTACGAGAAAAATATTGCTAGTTTGTGGATTCAATATTTTGGTTTATAATTTTGAGTCCATATATGTCTCAAAGCCTAATATTCCATTTTTGTTCCTTTGATACTCGCCGTTGCAATTTTAAAAAGCAAGAGAAGTCATTGCCAGTTGATGGATCCATCAGGAAGACAGAGGAAGTGGTGAGCACCATGCTAGCCAAGGGCTATGTTCTTGGCAAGGATGCACTGCAAAGAGCTAGATCCTTCGACGAACGACACCAATTACTCTCATCCACCATTACCTCACTCGACCAAAGGATTGGACTGAGCGAGAAGATCAGCAGCAGCACAGCTGCAGTCAGTGGGAAGTTGAGGGAGGTGGATGAACAACTGCAAGTATCCGAGATCGCAAGGTCCGCCCTTGCAGCGACTGAGCAAACCATCATGAGCATTCCCTATGTGTCGACCGGTGCATCGTGGGTCACAAGTGCATTCGGCAGAGTGCTGAAGGCGGCTGAGGATGTTAGTGTGATGACAAAGGAGAAGGTAGAGATGGCAGAATTCATGCAGAGGCAAGAGATGGTGGATGAGTTTGCTAAGCTCTATCTAGATGACTCCTCACCGAGAGTAATTGTGGGGGCTGCTCCCTCTAGTTCTTCAATGGATGATAGGAAACTATGAATCACATGACATTTTTGAATGGATCACGTTGCTGTGAATTGAGTACCGGCTGATCTATGCGACAGTGATTACCATCCACGTTTGTTTTTTTGGCTTTTTGAGGACAAAGGCATGTTGGCATATATGGCCTATTTTGATTCTCTCAGAgtttatatatttgtttgtttgttttatttttaagcatACTGTAAATGTCAATTATCGGTGGGAACTTCTTATGATCATAGATGATGTAAAATCTTATAC contains:
- the LOC121995080 gene encoding uncharacterized protein LOC121995080, encoding MAYRRRHSTARSATFEDYRSFSCVDDEGDSSHSLATKAIRASAAHRDSSLSSAYDGADVPSAPADRRSFHKQGSNVYEYSTTTRKNITGRQRFWEVLAKKAKAILEDEEQPEDHSQKLNSKDEQVRTKCSNEKNQKTDQSPAIQKDAIVSSLTKESSGTLKHASKEGIPAIEATKKLQIKNPESSDSATEAVDDFTQFQIEYENKLKASQKVANAIAAKAKLLLRELKTVKADFAFAKERCAQLEEENKALRENRQKGENPADDDELIRHQLETLLEEKARLARENSVYASENRFLHEIIEYHQLTMQDVVYLDEGIEEMTEVYPISQMSSVLPRSSSVSMDKETLSPSSSPKI
- the LOC121997123 gene encoding U-box domain-containing protein 63-like, giving the protein MASENGLSPRLAAFQGDSFPFSCVDGERSSQGKVRPAGFAAVGGDKIFSGEREGRFLSDLHGRRAQTQGWGGFMDGGSHSGDGPNDEEEEDEDAEGNEEDEDVDDGDGLVSLEEGNNKINYNSSGSVQSSSDKICDERTISQEHHSSFGSGRGVLLKDGNGGRGCLEDQSYEVSRMDACHNAVTVMETEPYYAHALPGADGLSHHKEDRGENGCGFNGRKEAGLTTGYWETLRTQLSDPTTGALMDDAMILSCGHSFGNSGMQRVYKMKACITCSQPVSDYSVRPNLTLRAAVQAFRREEELHLLKASRRKREKFEQEKCNNNDLFSMDLSRGKGVQFPFAVSDRVIIKGNKRTPQRFVGRVAVVTAQCLNGWYVVKTLDNAESVKLQYRSLEKLMDDQGTEMIPDKTLTPNWL
- the LOC121995081 gene encoding binding partner of ACD11 1-like; the encoded protein is MGGDQQSRTTPSWTIDVPDVRTVKVSSLPLAASVSDIEKFFSFSGHIVYVEMRSESEMTQVAYVTFNDAQAVDTALLLSGSMIIDDHVVTVTPVENYQLPPEATNFQEKSLPVDGSIRKTEEVVSTMLAKGYVLGKDALQRARSFDERHQLLSSTITSLDQRIGLSEKISSSTAAVSGKLREVDEQLQVSEIARSALAATEQTIMSIPYVSTGASWVTSAFGRVLKAAEDVSVMTKEKVEMAEFMQRQEMVDEFAKLYLDDSSPRVIVGAAPSSSSMDDRKL